A window from Candidatus Rickettsiella viridis encodes these proteins:
- the nuoL gene encoding NADH-quinone oxidoreductase subunit L, translated as MNVQLLNVLLVLFPLFGALIAGLGGKRISNQVAHTVTIAGVAVAFAISLYFAYLLFVQHIGVQDHNLYIWGLTGRFRFDIGFLVDPLTGVMFLIVTFVSLLVHIYSIAYMAGDPGYKRFFSYMSAFTFAMLMLVSANNFLQLYFGWEAVGLVSYLLIGFWFKKESANAGSFKAFLVNRIGDFGFLLGIALLFNYFGRLDYLAVFHAVPAIQHATLSIFPGTQCSVTSLICFLLFIGAMGKSAQMPLHVWLPESMEGPTPISALIHAATMVTAGVYLVARLSPLYEYSTTVLNVILVLGASTALFMGLIAIVQNDIKRVIAYSTLSQLGYMMVALGASAYAAGIFHLVTHAFFKALLFLAAGSVILAMHHEQDMRKMGGLRKFMPITYSTFLIGALALTAVPPFAGYYSKDAIIEAVHLSHLSAAPYAYYCVLIGAFVTALYTFRAFFMVFHTNERFSAEQRKHIHESPGVVKIALIALAIPSLLAGYLLAGPFLKAHGFLSSILFVLPEHKQIIPLEPFAMKAFLIDHLALLFALVGIAIAWLCYSRIPTLPDKLKKRFVWLYQLLVRKYGFDEFNQTVFADGGRRLAKLFFRGDANLLDHYLVNGAGRRISWLSSVLRHLQSGYLYQYSWVMIAGIVIFLLIFAL; from the coding sequence ATGAATGTTCAATTATTAAATGTTCTACTGGTTTTATTTCCCCTGTTTGGTGCGTTGATTGCGGGTTTAGGCGGTAAAAGGATTAGTAACCAGGTCGCGCATACCGTGACTATCGCGGGTGTTGCCGTCGCATTTGCCATATCGCTTTACTTTGCTTATCTTTTGTTTGTACAGCATATCGGTGTTCAGGATCATAACCTCTATATTTGGGGTTTAACCGGTCGGTTTCGTTTTGATATCGGTTTTCTCGTCGATCCTTTAACCGGCGTGATGTTCCTGATTGTAACCTTTGTTTCTTTGCTGGTGCATATTTATAGTATTGCCTATATGGCCGGTGATCCGGGTTATAAGCGCTTTTTTAGCTATATGTCGGCGTTTACCTTTGCGATGTTAATGCTGGTGAGTGCGAATAACTTTTTGCAACTTTATTTTGGTTGGGAAGCGGTTGGTTTAGTTTCTTATTTGTTAATTGGATTTTGGTTTAAGAAAGAATCCGCTAATGCCGGTAGTTTTAAAGCGTTTCTAGTGAATCGAATCGGTGATTTTGGATTTTTACTCGGTATTGCATTACTGTTTAATTATTTTGGACGTTTAGATTATCTGGCCGTGTTTCATGCAGTACCGGCCATACAACACGCTACCTTAAGTATTTTTCCGGGTACACAATGTTCGGTCACTAGCTTAATTTGTTTCTTATTATTTATTGGCGCGATGGGTAAATCGGCGCAGATGCCTTTACATGTGTGGTTACCTGAGTCCATGGAAGGTCCAACACCCATTTCAGCCTTAATCCATGCGGCCACCATGGTAACCGCCGGGGTTTACTTGGTCGCACGCCTTTCGCCGTTATATGAATATTCCACCACCGTGTTGAATGTTATTTTAGTGTTAGGCGCTTCAACCGCTTTATTTATGGGTTTGATTGCGATCGTACAAAATGACATTAAGCGCGTGATTGCTTACTCCACGTTGTCACAGTTAGGTTACATGATGGTCGCCTTAGGTGCTTCTGCTTATGCTGCCGGTATTTTTCATTTAGTGACACATGCTTTCTTTAAAGCTTTATTATTTTTGGCTGCCGGTTCCGTCATTCTTGCGATGCACCACGAACAAGATATGCGAAAAATGGGTGGTTTACGCAAGTTTATGCCCATTACCTACAGCACTTTTTTAATCGGTGCATTGGCTTTAACCGCCGTCCCACCTTTTGCAGGTTATTATTCAAAAGACGCCATCATTGAGGCGGTACATTTGTCACATTTATCCGCTGCACCGTATGCTTATTATTGTGTGTTAATCGGTGCTTTTGTAACGGCACTTTATACGTTTCGTGCTTTTTTCATGGTTTTTCATACCAACGAGCGTTTTAGCGCAGAACAACGAAAACATATTCATGAGTCGCCGGGCGTGGTGAAAATTGCGTTGATTGCCTTAGCAATCCCTTCACTGCTAGCCGGTTATCTATTAGCGGGTCCGTTTTTAAAGGCACATGGATTTTTAAGTTCTATCTTGTTTGTATTGCCTGAACATAAACAGATTATTCCATTAGAACCGTTTGCCATGAAAGCATTTCTGATTGATCATTTAGCGCTGCTGTTTGCCTTAGTCGGTATTGCCATCGCATGGCTATGTTATAGTCGTATCCCTACTTTACCCGATAAGCTTAAAAAACGTTTTGTATGGCTTTATCAACTGCTGGTGCGTAAATATGGATTTGATGAGTTTAACCAAACCGTGTTTGCAGATGGTGGGCGCCGTTTAGCTAAATTATTTTTTAGAGGGGATGCCAATTTATTAGATCATTATCTAGTGAATGGAGCAGGGAGACGTATTAGTTGGCTATCTAGTGTATTGCGGCACTTACAATCGGGTTATCTTTATCAATATAGCTGGGTGATGATCGCAGGCATCGTGATATTTTTATTAATTTTTGCATTATAA
- the nuoK gene encoding NADH-quinone oxidoreductase subunit NuoK: MIPLNYYLILGAIIFSLGLLGLVINRKNVLILLMCVELLLLAVNINFVAFSHYFQDLAGQIFVFFILAVAAVEAAIGLAILIVLFRSRHSIEIDVLNRLKG; the protein is encoded by the coding sequence ATGATTCCACTGAATTATTATTTAATACTGGGCGCTATTATTTTTAGCTTAGGTTTATTGGGTCTGGTGATTAACCGCAAAAACGTACTCATTTTATTGATGTGTGTGGAGTTATTACTCTTAGCAGTTAATATTAATTTTGTTGCCTTTTCGCATTATTTTCAGGATTTAGCGGGTCAGATTTTTGTATTTTTTATTTTGGCAGTTGCCGCGGTGGAAGCGGCTATCGGTTTAGCGATTTTAATTGTTTTATTCCGTAGCCGGCATAGTATTGAAATCGATGTCTTAAATCGTTTAAAGGGTTAG
- a CDS encoding NADH-quinone oxidoreductase subunit J, translating to MIPIQQCAFFLFAALLIAAAFMTVIARNPVRSALFLVLAFFAAAALWILLEAEFLGLVLILVYVGAVMTLFLFVIMMLNIDATEKQRGFVSYLPYAVITVAVLLAILIYALFPVVTAHTLISQAAEVSNTQALGNILYTEYAYPFEIVGVLLLVAIIASIALSTKEKRFNKTIPPEKQFNVKAAHRVRIIKMEPNKKR from the coding sequence ATAATTCCGATTCAACAATGTGCTTTCTTTTTATTTGCGGCGCTATTAATTGCGGCGGCATTCATGACCGTGATTGCACGTAATCCGGTACGATCGGCTTTATTTTTAGTGTTAGCTTTTTTTGCGGCGGCGGCTTTATGGATTTTATTAGAAGCGGAGTTTTTAGGCTTAGTGTTAATTTTAGTCTATGTGGGCGCGGTCATGACCTTGTTTTTATTTGTCATCATGATGTTAAACATTGATGCCACTGAAAAACAACGTGGTTTTGTTAGCTACCTTCCGTATGCGGTGATTACCGTCGCGGTATTACTGGCGATTCTTATTTACGCCTTGTTCCCTGTTGTGACAGCGCATACCTTAATTTCTCAAGCCGCTGAGGTGAGTAATACGCAGGCATTAGGCAATATTTTGTATACAGAATATGCTTATCCCTTTGAAATCGTCGGTGTTTTATTATTAGTGGCTATTATTGCCAGTATTGCATTAAGTACTAAAGAAAAACGCTTTAATAAAACCATACCGCCTGAAAAGCAGTTCAACGTAAAAGCGGCGCATAGGGTGCGTATTATTAAAATGGAGCCAAATAAAAAAAGATGA
- the nuoI gene encoding NADH-quinone oxidoreductase subunit NuoI, whose protein sequence is MNMLKRTLQLIKAYTLWELFKGLSVTGRHFFKKKVTIQFPEEETPRSVRFRGLHALRRYPNGEERCIACKLCEAVCPALAITIEAKPRDDGSRRTSLYEIDLFKCIYCGFCEESCPVDAIVETNIPHYHFENRGEQIMTKEKLLAIGDRYEKQIAEERKEDAPYR, encoded by the coding sequence ATGAATATGCTGAAAAGAACGTTACAACTTATCAAAGCCTATACACTGTGGGAACTTTTTAAAGGCTTAAGCGTAACCGGCCGACACTTTTTTAAGAAAAAAGTGACTATCCAGTTTCCGGAAGAAGAAACGCCACGTTCGGTTAGGTTTCGTGGTTTGCATGCCTTACGTCGTTATCCGAATGGTGAAGAGCGTTGTATTGCTTGCAAATTGTGTGAAGCGGTGTGTCCTGCGTTAGCGATTACGATTGAAGCGAAACCACGTGACGATGGTTCACGTCGAACATCACTGTATGAAATTGACTTGTTTAAGTGTATTTATTGTGGGTTTTGTGAAGAATCTTGCCCGGTAGATGCGATTGTGGAAACCAATATTCCGCATTATCACTTTGAAAATCGTGGCGAACAGATTATGACCAAGGAAAAACTATTAGCGATTGGCGATCGTTATGAGAAGCAGATAGCTGAGGAGCGAAAAGAAGATGCACCTTATCGTTAA
- the nuoH gene encoding NADH-quinone oxidoreductase subunit NuoH: MLNDLLLLLWIIIKIVIITIPLLLTVAYLTLAERKGIGYIQARIGPNRVGPLGILQPIADVVKLITKEIIVPSASNRYLFIIAPIVTIAPALAAWAVIPFSEGLALTQINAGVLYLFAITSLGVYGILIAGWATNSKYALLGALRAAAQTISYEIAMGFAFVGVLLAAGSMNLHDIVIKQDGGLWHWFWLPLLPLFITYWISGIAETNRAPFDLAEGESEIVAGFHVEYSGIAFALFFLAEYMNMILIAAIASLLFLGGWLSPFQGIPVLDKTFLWVPGIIWLFLKMAVFLWLFIWSRATFPRYRYDQLMRLGWKILIPVTLLWITVVAFAVQFKLAPWFSS; the protein is encoded by the coding sequence ATGCTGAATGATTTACTTTTATTACTTTGGATCATTATTAAGATCGTTATTATTACGATCCCGTTACTATTGACGGTAGCGTATCTAACCTTAGCAGAACGTAAAGGTATTGGTTACATTCAGGCTCGAATTGGACCTAATCGGGTAGGGCCACTGGGAATTTTGCAACCCATTGCCGACGTGGTTAAGTTAATTACTAAAGAAATTATTGTTCCGTCTGCTTCTAATCGTTATTTATTTATTATCGCGCCGATTGTAACGATTGCGCCGGCGTTAGCCGCTTGGGCGGTGATCCCATTTAGCGAAGGTTTAGCCTTAACGCAAATTAATGCCGGTGTACTGTATCTTTTTGCCATCACCTCATTAGGTGTTTACGGTATTCTGATTGCCGGTTGGGCCACCAATTCAAAATATGCCTTACTCGGTGCATTACGTGCCGCTGCACAAACGATTTCATATGAAATTGCGATGGGATTCGCGTTTGTGGGTGTGTTATTAGCCGCCGGTAGCATGAATTTGCATGATATCGTGATAAAACAAGACGGCGGGCTTTGGCATTGGTTTTGGTTACCGTTGTTACCTTTGTTTATTACCTATTGGATTTCCGGTATTGCAGAAACGAATCGTGCACCTTTTGATTTAGCCGAAGGTGAATCAGAAATCGTGGCAGGTTTTCACGTGGAATATTCAGGCATTGCGTTTGCATTATTCTTTCTCGCCGAATATATGAATATGATTTTAATTGCGGCGATTGCATCCTTACTTTTTTTAGGGGGTTGGTTATCACCGTTTCAAGGAATTCCTGTTTTAGATAAAACATTTTTATGGGTTCCTGGTATCATCTGGTTGTTTTTAAAAATGGCGGTTTTTTTGTGGCTCTTCATTTGGTCACGTGCCACCTTTCCACGCTATCGCTACGATCAATTAATGCGTTTAGGCTGGAAGATTTTAATTCCTGTTACCTTGCTTTGGATAACAGTGGTTGCATTTGCAGTACAATTTAAACTCGCGCCTTGGTTTAGCTCATGA
- the nuoG gene encoding NADH-quinone oxidoreductase subunit NuoG, whose amino-acid sequence MIDIEIDGRPLQVEQNTTIIEAADQVGIYIPRFCYHKKLSIAANCRMCLVEVEKSGKPLPACATPVTAGMKVFTESSKAKEAQRSVMEFLLINHPLDCPICDQGGECELQDLSLGYGQAVSRFTEGKRSVKDDNLGSLISTEMTRCIQCTRCVRFGQEIAGLKELGTLNRGENLQIGTYIEHSVESELSGNIIDLCPVGALTSKPFRFSARAWELQQSPSIAPHDCLGSNIYLHTRREEVMRAVPRENENINETWASDRDRYSYLGIHTADRLTKPYIKEDGQWFILDWETALEKVIHGFQAVLEKDGAAALGALASPSSTTEELYLLQKLWRGFGSQNIDHRLHQTDSRHQDQIALFPPGINLAELEQQEFILLVGSNIRREQPLASNRLRKAQLAGTKIASINCLDIEFPFQLNEKIIIPPQELPFVLAGIAKALNSDAVPAPWADIPITSAQKKLAEKLKSKRSVIILGAIAQNHPQAATITQLCEWIAEHSDTVRCVVMTEGANSAGAWLAGAVPHRLPGGVAVAKPGLSAHEMFNSALKAYLLLNIEPSLDCANPNQAVKALRQADWVVALSPYKSNYLLEHAHIILPMTSFAEMSGSFVNVAGEWQDFAPAIPPLGQAKPAWEILQTLGNLAGLADFNQATHDFIRAELRPALKEQFSSKGYSQQLDFWQGAAKMKQPECINIHEDCELSGNAAKNSSAKSITRITEWPLYRVDSLVRRSPALQAAAGNDRVGVAMNTQLAKVLQLKEGQMVQVKQGTGQASLAVLIDERLPNDCVWIPAGCDETASLGESFVAVEIYAE is encoded by the coding sequence ATGATAGATATTGAAATAGATGGTCGACCCCTACAAGTAGAACAAAACACTACGATTATTGAAGCTGCTGATCAAGTTGGTATTTATATTCCACGTTTTTGTTACCATAAAAAATTATCCATTGCGGCGAACTGCCGTATGTGTTTAGTGGAAGTCGAAAAATCCGGAAAACCGTTACCCGCGTGTGCAACGCCTGTGACAGCCGGTATGAAAGTGTTTACCGAATCTTCTAAGGCCAAAGAAGCACAGCGTTCGGTGATGGAATTTTTGCTAATTAATCATCCGCTCGATTGTCCTATTTGCGATCAGGGCGGTGAGTGTGAATTACAAGATTTATCCTTAGGTTATGGACAAGCTGTCTCACGTTTTACGGAAGGTAAACGTTCGGTAAAAGACGATAATTTAGGTAGTTTAATTTCAACAGAAATGACGCGTTGTATTCAGTGTACGCGTTGTGTGCGTTTTGGTCAGGAAATTGCAGGACTTAAAGAATTAGGCACGCTGAATCGGGGTGAAAATCTTCAGATCGGTACTTATATCGAACACAGCGTAGAATCTGAATTGTCGGGTAATATTATCGATCTGTGTCCGGTCGGTGCATTAACCTCAAAGCCATTTCGTTTTAGTGCGCGTGCGTGGGAATTACAACAGTCACCGTCTATTGCACCGCATGATTGTTTAGGTTCAAACATTTATTTGCATACGCGCCGAGAAGAAGTCATGCGTGCGGTGCCACGAGAAAATGAAAATATTAATGAAACTTGGGCTTCAGATAGAGATCGTTATAGTTATTTAGGTATTCATACTGCGGATCGTCTTACTAAACCGTATATTAAAGAGGATGGACAATGGTTTATCCTGGATTGGGAAACAGCTTTAGAAAAAGTAATACACGGATTTCAAGCGGTCTTAGAAAAAGATGGGGCGGCCGCATTGGGTGCGTTAGCGTCGCCGAGCAGCACTACGGAAGAGCTTTATCTGTTACAGAAACTATGGCGCGGTTTTGGATCGCAAAATATTGATCACCGTTTACATCAAACGGATAGTCGCCATCAAGATCAGATCGCACTTTTTCCGCCAGGAATAAATTTAGCGGAACTCGAACAACAAGAATTTATTTTATTAGTTGGATCGAATATTCGACGTGAACAACCCTTAGCATCAAATCGATTACGCAAAGCCCAATTAGCGGGCACTAAAATAGCCAGCATTAATTGTTTAGATATTGAATTTCCTTTTCAATTAAATGAAAAAATTATTATTCCGCCGCAAGAATTGCCGTTTGTTTTGGCCGGTATTGCAAAAGCCTTAAATAGTGATGCAGTGCCTGCACCATGGGCGGATATTCCGATCACTTCAGCGCAAAAGAAATTAGCTGAAAAACTAAAATCTAAAAGATCTGTCATTATTTTAGGTGCAATTGCGCAAAATCATCCACAAGCGGCGACAATTACACAACTTTGTGAATGGATTGCTGAACATAGTGATACAGTACGTTGTGTGGTGATGACAGAAGGTGCGAATAGTGCCGGTGCTTGGTTGGCGGGCGCCGTGCCGCATCGATTACCTGGCGGTGTTGCGGTGGCTAAGCCGGGGTTATCCGCGCATGAAATGTTTAATTCAGCATTAAAAGCCTATTTACTCCTCAACATTGAACCCTCTTTAGATTGCGCTAATCCGAATCAGGCCGTCAAAGCATTACGACAAGCCGATTGGGTGGTTGCGTTATCGCCTTATAAATCAAACTATTTACTAGAGCATGCACATATCATCTTACCGATGACCAGCTTTGCAGAAATGAGTGGTAGTTTTGTGAATGTGGCGGGCGAATGGCAAGATTTTGCGCCGGCTATACCACCTTTAGGTCAAGCAAAACCGGCTTGGGAAATTTTGCAAACACTAGGTAACTTAGCCGGGTTAGCGGATTTTAATCAGGCCACGCATGATTTTATTCGCGCTGAATTGCGCCCGGCTTTAAAAGAACAGTTTTCCTCGAAGGGATACTCACAGCAATTGGATTTTTGGCAAGGCGCCGCGAAAATGAAGCAACCGGAGTGTATTAATATACATGAGGATTGCGAATTGAGCGGGAACGCAGCAAAAAATTCAAGTGCGAAGAGTATTACACGAATTACCGAATGGCCATTGTATCGTGTAGATAGTTTAGTGCGTCGTTCACCCGCACTACAAGCCGCTGCCGGTAATGATCGCGTGGGCGTGGCGATGAACACACAGTTAGCCAAGGTATTACAGCTTAAAGAAGGTCAAATGGTACAGGTTAAACAAGGCACCGGGCAGGCAAGTTTAGCGGTGCTAATTGATGAACGTCTTCCTAATGACTGTGTGTGGATTCCCGCGGGTTGTGACGAGACAGCAAGCTTGGGTGAATCTTTTGTAGCGGTTGAAATCTATGCTGAATGA
- the nuoF gene encoding NADH-quinone oxidoreductase subunit NuoF: MKSWIAVMANDICFRTLHLDQPWSLASYRSVGGYEALEKILREKTPPEQIIAELKTSCLRGRGGAGFPTGLKWSFISRTAPGQKYVLCNSDEGEPGTCKDRDIMRYNPHQLIEGMIIAGYVMGATVGYNYIRGEYYEPFDRCEAALQEAEAAGYLGKNILNSGFDFELYNHLGAGAYICGEETALMESLEGKKGFPRFKPPFPANYGLYGRPTTINNTETLASVPVILQKGGQWFLDLGLPNNGGCKLFSVSGHVNKPGNYEVPLGMPFTELLALAGGMKDGKQLKAVIPGGSSMPVLPGDIMLNTNMDYDSIAKAGSMLGSGAVIIMDESTCMVKILTRIAHFYKEESCGQCTPCREGTGWMWRVLHRIEHGEGRLQDLELLESVAGKIMGHTICALGDAAAMPVQSFIKHFRSEFIEHIEHKRCPVGDPH; the protein is encoded by the coding sequence ATGAAATCTTGGATAGCTGTGATGGCCAATGACATTTGTTTTCGTACCTTACATCTTGATCAGCCTTGGAGCTTAGCCAGCTATCGATCGGTCGGCGGCTATGAGGCGCTAGAAAAAATATTACGTGAGAAAACACCACCTGAACAGATTATTGCAGAGTTAAAAACTTCTTGTTTGCGTGGTCGAGGTGGCGCGGGCTTTCCAACCGGTTTGAAGTGGAGTTTTATTTCACGCACAGCGCCTGGCCAAAAATATGTTTTATGTAATTCGGATGAAGGTGAACCCGGTACCTGCAAAGATAGAGATATCATGCGTTACAATCCGCACCAATTGATTGAAGGGATGATTATTGCGGGTTATGTGATGGGTGCTACCGTCGGCTACAATTATATCCGTGGCGAATATTATGAACCGTTTGATCGTTGCGAAGCGGCATTGCAAGAAGCTGAAGCAGCCGGTTATTTAGGTAAAAATATTTTAAATTCGGGTTTTGATTTTGAACTTTATAATCACCTGGGTGCCGGTGCTTATATCTGCGGTGAAGAAACGGCGTTAATGGAATCTTTAGAAGGAAAAAAAGGTTTTCCACGTTTCAAGCCACCTTTTCCTGCCAATTATGGTTTATACGGTCGACCCACCACAATTAACAATACTGAAACATTAGCCTCAGTGCCTGTGATATTACAAAAAGGCGGTCAATGGTTTTTGGATTTAGGACTACCGAATAATGGTGGTTGCAAACTCTTTAGTGTGAGTGGACACGTTAATAAACCTGGCAACTATGAAGTGCCTTTAGGCATGCCTTTTACCGAGTTATTAGCCTTAGCGGGCGGCATGAAAGACGGTAAACAATTAAAAGCCGTTATTCCGGGGGGATCTTCGATGCCCGTGTTGCCCGGCGATATCATGTTGAATACCAATATGGATTATGACTCCATTGCTAAAGCCGGTTCTATGTTAGGTTCCGGGGCTGTGATTATTATGGATGAGAGCACGTGCATGGTAAAAATTTTAACGCGTATTGCACATTTTTATAAAGAAGAATCCTGCGGCCAATGTACGCCTTGTAGAGAGGGAACGGGTTGGATGTGGCGTGTATTGCATCGTATTGAGCACGGGGAAGGGCGTTTACAAGATTTAGAATTATTAGAAAGTGTCGCTGGAAAAATTATGGGTCATACTATTTGTGCCTTAGGTGATGCCGCCGCTATGCCTGTACAAAGTTTTATTAAACACTTTAGAAGTGAATTTATTGAACATATTGAACATAAACGTTGTCCGGTGGGAGATCCACACTGA
- the nuoE gene encoding NADH-quinone oxidoreductase subunit NuoE, whose amino-acid sequence MIHEDGELSGNADENSSAKSILSESVKADINKWTKKFPPERRQSAVLPALTLVQDANQGYLSRELIDAVADYLHMSRVTAYEVATFYSMYELKPVGRHKIGVCTNVSCMLRGCDKIVKHLKDRLQINFGETTADGQFTLKEVECLGACANAPVVHIGQRYYEDLTPKKIDEILDSCDGQ is encoded by the coding sequence ATGATACATGAGGATGGCGAGTTGAGCGGGAACGCTGACGAAAATTCAAGTGCGAAGAGTATTTTGTCAGAAAGTGTAAAAGCAGACATTAATAAATGGACAAAAAAATTTCCGCCGGAACGACGACAATCCGCGGTATTACCGGCTTTAACCTTAGTGCAGGATGCTAATCAGGGTTATTTATCCAGAGAATTGATTGACGCGGTGGCAGATTATTTACATATGTCACGTGTGACAGCGTATGAAGTCGCTACTTTTTATTCCATGTATGAGCTTAAACCCGTTGGTCGGCATAAGATTGGCGTTTGCACGAACGTTTCTTGTATGCTGCGCGGTTGCGATAAGATTGTTAAACACTTAAAAGATCGTTTACAGATTAATTTTGGCGAAACGACAGCGGATGGGCAATTTACTTTGAAGGAAGTGGAATGCTTAGGGGCGTGTGCAAACGCGCCGGTGGTTCATATTGGGCAGCGTTATTACGAAGATTTAACGCCAAAAAAAATAGATGAAATCTTGGATAGCTGTGATGGCCAATGA
- a CDS encoding NADH-quinone oxidoreductase subunit D gives MPEIRNYTLNFGPQHPAAHGVLRLILELDGEVIQSADAHIGLLHRATEKLAESKPYNQNIGYMDRLDYVSMMCNEHAYVLAIEKMLGVTPPKRAQYIRVMFDEITRLLNHLLWLGAHALDIGAMTVFLYCFREREDLIDCYEAVSGSRMHATYYRPGGVYRDLPNKMPQYKPSQWHNEKETRTLNANRDGSLLDFIADFVSRFPKLIDDYETLLTDNRIWKQRTVGIGVLTPERAMQLGCTGPILRGSGVAWDLRKKQPYEVYDELDFDIPIGLNGDCYDRYLVRVEEIRQSTRLIKQCVDWLAQNPGSVMIDDHKIAPPPRVDMKGDMESLIHHFKLFSEGYCVPPGEAYAAIEHPKGEFGVYMVSDGANKPYRVKIRAAGFPHLAALNEMTSGHMIADLVAILSSLDIVFGEIDR, from the coding sequence ATGCCTGAGATACGTAATTACACCCTCAACTTTGGTCCGCAACATCCGGCTGCCCATGGTGTGTTGCGTTTGATATTAGAACTGGACGGTGAAGTCATACAATCCGCCGATGCGCATATTGGTTTATTGCACCGTGCAACCGAAAAGCTTGCCGAAAGCAAACCCTATAATCAAAATATCGGTTATATGGATCGTTTAGACTACGTATCCATGATGTGTAATGAGCATGCGTATGTGCTAGCGATTGAAAAAATGCTTGGTGTGACGCCACCGAAGCGTGCGCAATACATTCGCGTCATGTTTGATGAGATTACTCGGTTGCTTAATCATTTACTGTGGTTGGGTGCGCATGCCTTAGATATAGGTGCCATGACGGTTTTTTTATATTGTTTTCGTGAACGTGAAGATTTAATTGATTGCTATGAAGCAGTTTCTGGTTCGCGTATGCACGCGACGTATTATCGCCCGGGCGGCGTTTATAGGGATTTGCCGAATAAGATGCCGCAATATAAGCCCTCACAATGGCATAACGAAAAAGAAACCCGCACCCTGAATGCGAATCGGGATGGTAGCTTATTAGATTTTATTGCCGATTTCGTTTCTCGCTTTCCTAAATTAATCGATGATTATGAAACCTTATTAACGGATAACCGAATCTGGAAACAGCGTACGGTAGGCATTGGTGTACTGACGCCGGAAAGAGCGATGCAATTAGGTTGTACCGGTCCTATTTTACGTGGATCGGGTGTGGCCTGGGATCTACGCAAAAAACAACCGTATGAAGTGTATGACGAACTCGATTTTGATATTCCGATTGGCCTTAACGGCGATTGTTATGATCGTTATCTGGTTCGAGTCGAAGAAATCCGTCAATCAACGCGTCTGATTAAACAATGTGTAGATTGGTTAGCACAGAATCCTGGATCGGTAATGATCGATGATCATAAAATCGCGCCGCCGCCTCGTGTGGATATGAAAGGGGATATGGAATCACTGATCCATCACTTTAAATTATTTAGCGAAGGTTATTGCGTGCCTCCCGGCGAAGCGTATGCAGCTATTGAGCATCCCAAAGGTGAATTTGGTGTTTATATGGTGTCCGATGGTGCGAATAAACCGTATCGCGTTAAAATACGTGCCGCCGGTTTTCCGCACTTAGCGGCCTTGAATGAAATGACATCAGGACATATGATAGCCGACCTAGTCGCGATACTTTCGAGTCTCGATATTGTATTTGGTGAAATCGATCGATGA
- a CDS encoding NADH-quinone oxidoreductase subunit C → MSENNVLIQSLQNHFPEQGLSVKLNEITLEVARKKLLEVCVALRDEADFKFELLVDLCVVDYKDYGISEWRTERSTFTGFERGVDNSGQEHPLHWNKPRFGVVLHLLSITHNHRLRLRVFAEGEPPYVPSVNDIWSAANWFEREAFDLYGVVFEGHPDLRRLLTDYGFVGHPFRKDFPLSGHVEVRYDANQGRVIYQPVTITPRTLVAKTIRKPPNELPSASSEKSNNA, encoded by the coding sequence ATGTCTGAAAACAATGTGTTAATTCAATCGCTTCAGAATCATTTTCCCGAGCAGGGTTTAAGCGTTAAACTGAATGAAATAACCTTAGAGGTAGCGAGAAAAAAACTACTTGAGGTTTGCGTCGCTTTAAGAGATGAAGCGGATTTTAAATTTGAATTGCTAGTGGATCTTTGTGTGGTTGACTATAAGGATTATGGCATCAGTGAATGGCGAACAGAGCGTTCTACCTTCACGGGCTTTGAGCGCGGGGTTGATAACAGTGGTCAGGAACATCCGCTGCATTGGAATAAACCTCGTTTTGGTGTGGTGTTGCATTTACTGTCTATAACCCATAACCATCGTTTGCGTCTGCGCGTGTTTGCGGAAGGCGAACCACCTTATGTACCTTCGGTGAATGATATTTGGTCGGCGGCTAACTGGTTTGAACGCGAAGCATTTGATTTATATGGGGTGGTATTTGAAGGCCATCCGGATCTACGGCGGTTATTAACCGATTATGGTTTTGTGGGTCATCCTTTCCGCAAAGATTTTCCTTTAAGTGGTCATGTGGAAGTTCGCTATGATGCGAATCAAGGGCGTGTTATTTATCAGCCAGTGACGATTACGCCACGTACCTTAGTTGCAAAGACCATCCGTAAGCCACCGAACGAATTACCTTCTGCCTCTTCTGAGAAATCGAATAATGCCTGA